A genomic window from Verrucomicrobia bacterium CG1_02_43_26 includes:
- a CDS encoding Na+/H+ antiporter subunit D, which yields MNTLIVLPILIPLFSAILMFFTWNKIRAQRALALISTTGVLIVSILLVFWVNEHELFSLAVGKWQSPFGISLMVDRFSAVMILATAIVALLIVIYSISMLDINRESFGFHPMMQIMLLGVYGAFLTADLFNLYVWFEVMLIASFVLMAFGGERPQMEGAVKYVTLNLLSSALFLTALGILYGKVGTLNMADIALKLSEGKLPSGMASISALLFLIGFGIKAGLFPLYFWLPASYHTPPIPVIALFAGILTKVGAYAIIRVFTLVFPFIQDATYLHTVILILAALTMLSGILGAIVQFDVRRLLSFLIISHIGYIVMGLGLYTPFALGATVFYIVQNIFIKVDLFLIFGLVFLMKRTYDLNHMGGIYRNAPGLACLFLIPALSLAGIPPFPGFFGKIALVQAGFDVKQYAIIAISLLVSLLTIYSIGKIWAEAFWKNKPTLPDNPTKEPFPIFQPKTHLFFAYLPSLTLTTFIVLIIIFSEPCFAYAMKAGNQLMHPEVYIQTILQKQ from the coding sequence TGAACACTTTAATTGTACTGCCCATACTGATTCCCTTATTCAGCGCCATTCTGATGTTTTTTACATGGAATAAAATACGCGCGCAAAGAGCCCTAGCCCTTATTTCAACAACTGGCGTATTAATAGTTTCGATACTTCTTGTATTTTGGGTAAACGAACATGAGCTCTTCTCATTGGCCGTAGGCAAATGGCAAAGCCCCTTTGGCATCAGTTTGATGGTCGATCGTTTTAGTGCCGTGATGATTCTGGCAACAGCGATTGTAGCCCTTCTTATTGTCATATACTCCATCAGCATGCTGGACATAAACAGGGAATCATTCGGCTTCCACCCCATGATGCAAATCATGCTCTTAGGCGTTTACGGAGCATTTTTGACAGCTGATTTATTCAACCTATACGTCTGGTTCGAGGTCATGCTCATTGCCTCATTCGTCCTGATGGCCTTTGGAGGAGAACGGCCGCAAATGGAAGGAGCGGTCAAATACGTTACGCTCAATTTACTTTCCTCTGCCTTGTTTTTAACAGCCCTTGGCATCCTTTACGGCAAAGTTGGCACACTGAACATGGCAGACATCGCGCTAAAACTAAGCGAAGGAAAGCTCCCGTCTGGCATGGCTTCCATCTCAGCATTATTGTTTTTAATAGGTTTTGGCATAAAAGCCGGTCTCTTCCCCTTGTATTTCTGGCTACCCGCTTCTTATCATACACCGCCCATTCCCGTAATTGCCCTATTTGCCGGCATACTAACAAAAGTAGGTGCCTATGCTATCATACGCGTCTTTACGCTCGTATTTCCCTTTATTCAAGACGCTACTTACTTACACACCGTTATATTAATTCTTGCTGCATTGACCATGCTCAGTGGCATACTAGGCGCCATTGTGCAATTTGATGTACGTCGATTACTTTCATTCTTAATTATTAGCCATATCGGGTACATCGTCATGGGGCTCGGGCTCTATACACCATTCGCACTCGGCGCTACCGTGTTTTACATCGTACAAAATATATTTATCAAGGTAGACCTCTTCTTGATTTTCGGCTTGGTCTTCTTAATGAAACGCACCTACGATTTAAACCACATGGGCGGCATTTATCGAAACGCACCTGGTCTTGCGTGCCTATTCCTGATTCCTGCGCTATCACTAGCCGGCATTCCTCCTTTTCCTGGATTCTTTGGTAAAATAGCGCTCGTACAAGCCGGTTTTGATGTTAAGCAATACGCTATAATAGCAATCTCCCTTCTCGTTAGTTTGTTGACAATTTATTCGATCGGTAAGATTTGGGCAGAAGCTTTTTGGAAAAATAAGCCCACCCTGCCCGACAACCCTACGAAAGAACCTTTCCCTATTTTTCAGCCCAAAACGCACCTCTTTTTTGCCTATTTGCCTTCTCTGACCCTTACTACCTTTATTGTCCTGATTATTATTTTCAGCGAACCCTGTTTTGCCTACGCCATGAAAGCTGGTAACCAACTCATGCACCCAGAAGTTTACATCCAAACAATTCTTCAGAAACAATAA